In Planctomycetota bacterium, a genomic segment contains:
- a CDS encoding mechanosensitive ion channel domain-containing protein, whose product MLYIQDDPQATGATTPEPQPEPTDLEQAASGLWEKITSGNLDQITLPEVWTVLQPVVIAIVLIIAVFLIAGWARKLTIKATTKARVEITLAKFFGNLVKWAIMVLGAITVLQTFGVEMTSFAAVLAALGFAIGLALSGTLGNVAAGVMLLVFRPYRVGDVISVNGVTAKVDEIELFTTTFDTPDNRRIIMPNSDIFGSTIENISHHATRRVDVAVGTAYEADIDKAREVLMEAARNVEGRLPDQEPVVYLGELGGSSIDWAVRIWANAADYWAVKERATRDIKVALDNAGIGIPYPQRDLHVPGPIEVKVTN is encoded by the coding sequence ATGCTGTACATCCAAGATGATCCACAGGCAACCGGAGCGACCACGCCCGAACCCCAGCCCGAGCCGACCGATCTCGAGCAAGCCGCCAGTGGCTTGTGGGAGAAGATCACCAGCGGCAACCTCGACCAGATCACGCTACCGGAGGTCTGGACGGTCCTCCAGCCGGTCGTGATCGCCATCGTGCTCATCATCGCGGTCTTCTTGATCGCTGGATGGGCCCGCAAGCTGACGATCAAGGCAACGACGAAGGCCCGCGTCGAGATCACGCTGGCCAAGTTCTTCGGCAATCTCGTCAAGTGGGCCATCATGGTCCTGGGCGCCATCACGGTGCTCCAGACCTTCGGCGTGGAGATGACCAGCTTCGCCGCGGTGCTGGCGGCCCTGGGCTTCGCCATCGGCCTGGCGCTCTCCGGCACGCTGGGCAACGTGGCCGCGGGCGTGATGCTGCTGGTCTTCCGCCCGTATCGCGTGGGCGACGTGATCTCCGTCAACGGCGTGACGGCAAAGGTCGACGAGATCGAGCTGTTCACGACGACCTTCGACACGCCCGACAACCGCCGCATCATCATGCCCAACAGCGACATCTTCGGGTCGACCATCGAGAACATCTCGCACCACGCGACGAGGCGGGTCGATGTCGCCGTCGGCACCGCGTACGAGGCCGACATCGACAAGGCCCGCGAGGTGCTCATGGAGGCCGCCCGGAACGTCGAGGGCCGGCTGCCCGACCAGGAGCCCGTTGTCTACCTCGGCGAGCTGGGCGGTTCGTCGATCGACTGGGCGGTCCGCATCTGGGCCAACGCGGCCGACTACTGGGCCGTCAAGGAGCGGGCGACCCGCGACATCAAGGTCGCCCTCGACAACGCCGGCATCGGCATCCCCTACCCCCAGCGCGACCTGCACGTACCCGGCCCCATCGAGGTCAAGGTCACGAACTAG